The genomic window ACCAATAGGGAAATAATCTCAAAAGACTCTTCTGCTTCATAAATTCGGTGAATCTGATCTAATGCCTCCAGCGTAAAATCCAAAATGATTACGTAAAACAAGTATTTCGCAATTGTATCCAGACAAAGCATGTCGATTTTCTGCTTTCGTAAATAATTTACAACCATATAGACAAACATAACCAAAGCAATACCAGAAACCATAGCCGAAAAAAGGAATATGACTGGCATCATGACAGACGACCACCAAGGATTTGCTTTCACCGAACCAAAAATAAAGCCGACATATCCATGCAAAAGGAAGGCAGAAGGAATACCAATTACAGTAATGATGTACCCCAGTTTTTCATCCCATTTTAAAGCTTTAGGAGAAATATCCATCACACCCAGCGTCAGTATTTTATAAACCCATTTCATTATTCCTTTCTTTTCATTTGACCAGATCACCAAATCCTTTCGATAATCAAACCATATTTCAAGAAGAAGAACAACCATCAGATACCACACATAAACAAAACCAAATATAGCCATGGCCGAAGTTGGATTGGGTGTAATCATTAATTCATAAAACCGGCCTGGATGTCCCAAATGGTTAATAAGTGGCATAGTTGCAATTAGCAAGAAAGCTAAAGCAGTTAATAAAGACAGGTGATAAGTTGGTTTTAGTGCTTTTACATTAAAAACTCGATTCAGCGAAGCCAAAATAAAAGCTCCAGCTACCAATCCTGTAATATAAGGGTATAATACAATAAGTATCGACCAACTTAGCTCAATTTCATTTGGATAAATAAAACCATCCACTTTTGAAAGAGCTTCATACAAATGTGCTACATGATCCATATTAGCGTACCTCCTGATTTAAACCGTTATAATATAATTTACTACCCGTATTTAAATGCGATTTCAATACATGACAATTGTGTTTCTTAATAAATTTATGTAAGTCCCCCTTTTTGTCTCTTAAATCCCCAAATATTCTAGCTCCAGTTGGACAAACATCCATACAAGCAGGAGGTAATCCTTTGACAATTCGATGATAACATAAGGTACATTTATCCACCACTTTCTTTTCAGGATGTATATAACGACAACCATAAGGACAGGCTTGAATACAATATCTACAGCCTATACAATATTCCTGATCTACTAAAACCACACCATCAGGACTGTCGAAAGTTGCCCCAACTGGGCAAACCTGAACACAGGGCGATTTATGACAATGATTGCACATCTTAGGAACAAAAAATGATTTCATGATGTCTTCATTTTCAACATCTTGATCAAATCCATCTATCCCTCCATTGGGAGCCTGAACAATCACTTCTTCATTCTCCATTATGGTATATTTTTCAACCCATGATCTGAAATAGAATGGTTCTTCAG from Bacteroidota bacterium includes these protein-coding regions:
- the nrfD gene encoding polysulfide reductase NrfD translates to MDHVAHLYEALSKVDGFIYPNEIELSWSILIVLYPYITGLVAGAFILASLNRVFNVKALKPTYHLSLLTALAFLLIATMPLINHLGHPGRFYELMITPNPTSAMAIFGFVYVWYLMVVLLLEIWFDYRKDLVIWSNEKKGIMKWVYKILTLGVMDISPKALKWDEKLGYIITVIGIPSAFLLHGYVGFIFGSVKANPWWSSVMMPVIFLFSAMVSGIALVMFVYMVVNYLRKQKIDMLCLDTIAKYLFYVIILDFTLEALDQIHRIYEAEESFEIISLLVSGKLNFTLIIMQVFIGMIIPLLALGFMQFYKPKENVRKFIYFIISLLVLIGIFFMRWNVVIGGQLFSKSFYGFTHFKLQLIGSEGFLMGLVWLIVPFLILAGLLWLLPPWKKSHTEESSN
- a CDS encoding 4Fe-4S dicluster domain-containing protein gives rise to the protein MVFAAKEPEGEGPWYGIGIDIEKCIGCGNCASSCKQENDVPEEPFYFRSWVEKYTIMENEEVIVQAPNGGIDGFDQDVENEDIMKSFFVPKMCNHCHKSPCVQVCPVGATFDSPDGVVLVDQEYCIGCRYCIQACPYGCRYIHPEKKVVDKCTLCYHRIVKGLPPACMDVCPTGARIFGDLRDKKGDLHKFIKKHNCHVLKSHLNTGSKLYYNGLNQEVR